One Kangiella geojedonensis DNA segment encodes these proteins:
- a CDS encoding LPS-assembly protein LptD, which yields MVSKKVRWVKSFLASAIGASLTVVALPSAADSAVKNVSEQPVEEKNSESGNTSESQKNGSVRLYQFPEFKTCPSEAIEPIRYQADLSNPNEPIKIYSDEASREGNMAYLTGNVRVTQNQQQLTADKLTADNRDKSYRAEGDLLFTSQNFVVGADSLDYYSLEGSTEIQNTQYHLYSNNANGEAEQIRVDNKQILTLSNTDFSTCPDDQKSWVFESDEIVIDRESGWGKAYNSVVKVADIPVFYLPYITFPVDDRRKTGLLPPSFSNSNRNGRDISAPYYFNLAPNYDLTLTPRYMTSRGSMLGSEFRYLTEQNSGELFFEYLPSDKAATATNPENLPDKRWQYDVNHLTQLSENWSSGIAARKVSDDGYFQDFGGSIQDSNQDILSQNLYVQYLTNEWLVRTEYQDWQLLNSPVERYTIAPRVQLTRFFEPNENDFEAKIHTEITRFDKDNAVTADRYHVEPSIGWSHETLYSFFRPELSFAYTQYEQTDVAGIEQTLDRSLPTLSIDTGLFFERTLEFDDGDMTQTLEPRLFYLYTPFEDQQDIGIYDTSLPTFNFTQLFSRNRFSGIDRIGDANQVSGAITSRILDEEGREKASVSIGRTVYLKDRKVTMLNLPVETNKQSGLLAEVNWRWTDNIEVKSAIEWDDQINETTHGLVNVHYEPKPNHIINLGHRYRKTPNRTQEEAELAFAWPMSQDWRLLGRYNQDLTENRTNDSFLGLEYESCCWAVRVVARRYINIQLDSQGGLVPDQPDEHSSGVYIQFVLKGVGSLRGSTTEFLEESIYGYEDLLGK from the coding sequence ATGGTAAGCAAGAAAGTCCGTTGGGTAAAATCTTTTTTAGCATCTGCAATCGGCGCTTCGCTGACTGTTGTTGCACTGCCGTCTGCTGCAGACTCTGCTGTAAAAAACGTGTCAGAGCAACCAGTAGAAGAAAAAAACTCTGAATCAGGTAACACATCAGAGAGTCAGAAGAACGGCTCCGTACGACTCTATCAGTTTCCTGAGTTTAAAACATGCCCTAGCGAGGCGATTGAGCCTATACGCTATCAAGCCGATCTCAGCAACCCCAATGAACCGATTAAAATCTACTCAGACGAAGCATCTCGTGAAGGCAACATGGCCTACCTTACGGGTAATGTTCGTGTCACACAAAATCAGCAACAATTAACGGCTGATAAGCTAACTGCTGATAATAGAGATAAATCATACCGAGCTGAAGGTGACTTACTCTTTACCAGCCAAAATTTTGTGGTCGGTGCAGATAGTCTTGATTATTACTCGTTAGAAGGCTCGACAGAAATCCAAAATACTCAGTACCACCTCTACAGCAATAATGCTAATGGTGAAGCAGAACAGATTCGAGTTGATAATAAACAGATTTTAACCTTGTCCAATACTGACTTTTCTACTTGCCCTGACGATCAGAAAAGCTGGGTATTTGAATCCGACGAAATTGTTATTGACCGTGAAAGTGGCTGGGGTAAAGCCTATAACAGCGTTGTAAAAGTTGCTGATATTCCCGTGTTTTATTTGCCTTACATAACATTCCCCGTCGATGACCGCCGAAAAACAGGTCTGCTACCACCCTCTTTTAGTAACTCCAATCGAAACGGTCGTGATATCAGCGCTCCTTATTATTTTAATTTAGCGCCAAATTACGACTTAACCTTAACGCCTCGTTACATGACGTCACGAGGCTCTATGCTCGGCTCTGAGTTCCGCTACCTCACAGAACAAAACAGCGGCGAACTTTTTTTCGAGTATTTACCCAGTGACAAAGCAGCTACCGCAACTAACCCCGAAAACTTGCCAGACAAACGCTGGCAGTATGATGTAAACCACTTAACTCAACTGAGCGAGAACTGGTCGAGTGGAATAGCTGCACGAAAAGTAAGTGACGATGGCTACTTCCAAGATTTTGGCGGTAGTATTCAAGACAGCAACCAAGATATTCTGAGCCAAAACCTTTACGTACAGTATTTGACTAACGAATGGCTGGTACGCACTGAATATCAAGACTGGCAACTGCTAAACAGTCCCGTAGAGCGTTACACCATTGCTCCTCGTGTGCAGCTGACGCGTTTTTTCGAGCCCAATGAGAATGATTTTGAGGCTAAAATTCATACTGAAATCACTCGCTTTGATAAAGACAACGCAGTGACAGCCGATCGCTACCATGTCGAGCCTTCGATTGGCTGGAGCCATGAAACCTTATATAGCTTCTTTCGCCCAGAACTTAGTTTTGCCTATACCCAATACGAGCAAACAGACGTTGCTGGTATTGAGCAAACCTTAGACAGAAGCTTACCGACGCTTTCCATCGATACCGGTTTATTTTTCGAGCGAACCCTCGAGTTTGATGATGGTGACATGACTCAAACCCTTGAACCACGACTCTTCTATTTATATACGCCATTCGAGGATCAGCAGGATATTGGCATTTATGATACCAGCTTGCCGACCTTTAACTTTACGCAACTGTTCAGTCGCAACCGTTTCAGCGGTATTGACCGAATTGGCGATGCCAACCAAGTCAGCGGCGCTATAACCAGTCGGATTCTAGACGAAGAGGGTCGAGAAAAGGCTTCCGTTTCAATTGGACGTACCGTCTACTTAAAAGATCGTAAAGTGACCATGCTTAACTTGCCCGTTGAGACCAATAAGCAGTCCGGGCTATTGGCAGAGGTGAACTGGCGCTGGACTGACAATATCGAGGTCAAGTCTGCCATCGAGTGGGATGATCAGATTAACGAAACGACACATGGCCTAGTCAACGTTCATTATGAGCCAAAACCGAACCATATTATTAACCTCGGACATCGCTACCGAAAAACTCCTAACCGCACTCAAGAAGAGGCTGAGCTTGCATTTGCATGGCCAATGTCCCAAGATTGGCGTCTTCTCGGTCGCTATAACCAAGATCTGACAGAAAATCGAACTAACGACTCCTTTCTTGGTCTAGAGTATGAGTCTTGTTGCTGGGCAGTGCGCGTAGTCGCGAGACGTTACATTAATATCCAGCTGGACAGCCAAGGTGGACTTGTCCCAGACCAACCTGATGAGCACAGCTCAGGCGTGTATATTCAGTTTGTATTAAAAGGGGTGGGGAGCTTACGCGGCAGTACCACTGAATTTTTAGAAGAAAGTATTTACGGATACGAAGATTTATTAGGCAAATAG
- the pdxA gene encoding 4-hydroxythreonine-4-phosphate dehydrogenase PdxA — protein MDIPRILITAGEPAGIGPEIIVKMAQKTCSDQLIVCASPQLLHQAAEVAGLPLTLNEFSVGSSPEPHKPSHLWVIPQELTSEVNFGELDVDNAAYVLKTLKTANDMALHGDIDAILTGPVHKGIINDSGLKFSGHTEFFAEHSNSKKVVMMLATDGLRVTLATTHLPLRHVADAITPQLLEEVITIIDTELRQKFAITHPKILVCGLNPHAGENDHLGTEESRIITPTLKTLSHKLDATIIGPIPADTAFQPNKIKDVDTVLAMYHDQGLPTLKYKGFGKAVNVTLGLPYIRTSVDHGTGLDIAGKNIADIGSMQYALQFTQDLIRRSKQP, from the coding sequence ATGGATATTCCGAGAATATTAATTACGGCGGGAGAACCCGCCGGAATTGGTCCAGAAATTATTGTTAAAATGGCACAAAAGACTTGTTCTGATCAGCTAATTGTTTGTGCCTCACCTCAATTATTACACCAAGCGGCTGAGGTAGCCGGCTTGCCCTTAACGCTCAATGAATTTTCCGTTGGCAGCTCCCCTGAACCACATAAGCCCAGTCATTTATGGGTCATACCGCAAGAACTTACTTCAGAAGTTAACTTCGGCGAATTAGACGTTGATAACGCAGCTTATGTTCTCAAGACGCTTAAAACAGCCAATGATATGGCGCTGCATGGCGATATTGATGCGATTCTTACTGGCCCCGTTCATAAAGGGATTATTAATGATTCGGGACTCAAGTTTTCAGGGCATACCGAGTTTTTTGCAGAGCACAGTAACAGCAAAAAAGTCGTTATGATGCTAGCCACTGATGGTTTACGGGTCACACTGGCGACCACTCACCTTCCCCTTAGACATGTTGCCGATGCTATTACGCCTCAGTTATTAGAGGAAGTTATTACCATTATCGACACAGAGCTGCGCCAAAAATTCGCAATCACTCACCCCAAAATTCTAGTCTGCGGGCTCAATCCCCACGCAGGTGAAAACGATCACCTTGGAACGGAAGAGTCGAGAATTATTACACCAACTCTCAAAACCCTAAGCCACAAGCTAGACGCTACAATCATTGGGCCGATACCTGCCGATACGGCATTCCAGCCCAATAAAATTAAAGATGTCGATACCGTACTTGCCATGTACCATGACCAGGGGTTGCCAACCTTGAAATATAAAGGGTTTGGTAAGGCTGTTAACGTCACCTTGGGATTACCTTATATTCGTACCTCCGTCGATCATGGCACCGGCTTAGATATAGCGGGCAAAAATATTGCTGATATCGGAAGCATGCAATATGCGTTACAATTCACCCAAGACTTAATCCGACGTAGTAAACAGCCTTAA
- a CDS encoding peptidylprolyl isomerase, whose translation MTLKHLISACLLVASLATLAPQTAVSAETIDKVIAHVDQDVILQSELDRKVIQAKDQLRARGAQLPPDDLLRKELLEQLIIQSLQYQMANRAGMQVQPAELQQFATRVAQQNNMSLEEFRLQMQSRGVAWELFLDDLRKEIVTSRFRDAYVARRIKISEKEIDSLVQSMNAKSQVEYKLGHILIAVDESASESEINTAKAKAVDIANQLKQGGDFEAMAQSYSDGSEASSGGDFGWNSEQNLPELFRTPVYYLERGKVSTPIRSPAGFHILKLYDKRGDLEHVVQQTKSRHILVRPDAITTEQDAIDLLNHIREQVIAGEADFTNMAKKHSDDPGSANLGGELGWNNVGAFDPAFEDALGSLSINEISQPFQSSFGWHIVQLTGKRQDDQSEDMKRQQAAKILRQRKFSEEVENWVREIRDEAYVKKIVEEEA comes from the coding sequence ATGACATTGAAACACTTGATTTCGGCTTGCTTGTTGGTTGCTTCATTAGCCACTTTAGCACCTCAAACTGCTGTTAGCGCAGAAACTATTGATAAAGTCATTGCACACGTTGATCAAGACGTGATCTTGCAAAGCGAGCTTGATCGTAAAGTCATTCAGGCAAAGGACCAGCTTAGAGCGCGTGGTGCACAGCTCCCGCCTGACGATCTTCTAAGAAAGGAATTGCTTGAACAACTGATTATTCAAAGCCTGCAATATCAAATGGCAAACCGAGCAGGCATGCAAGTACAGCCGGCCGAGCTACAACAATTCGCAACTCGAGTTGCTCAGCAGAATAATATGTCCTTAGAAGAGTTTCGATTACAGATGCAAAGCCGAGGCGTAGCATGGGAACTGTTCTTGGACGATTTACGAAAAGAGATAGTGACATCTCGTTTTCGCGATGCTTATGTAGCGCGTCGCATTAAAATTAGTGAAAAAGAAATTGATTCATTAGTTCAGTCAATGAATGCTAAAAGCCAAGTCGAATATAAGCTTGGCCACATCCTTATTGCTGTGGACGAAAGCGCATCGGAATCAGAAATCAATACTGCTAAGGCTAAAGCCGTTGATATTGCGAATCAGCTTAAGCAAGGTGGCGATTTTGAAGCCATGGCTCAAAGTTACTCTGATGGCTCTGAAGCAAGCTCCGGCGGTGACTTTGGCTGGAATTCTGAGCAAAACCTTCCTGAACTGTTTAGAACGCCAGTCTACTACTTAGAGCGTGGCAAGGTATCAACACCTATTCGCAGCCCCGCAGGCTTCCACATTCTAAAGCTATACGACAAACGTGGTGATTTAGAACACGTAGTCCAACAAACCAAATCACGTCATATCCTTGTCCGCCCTGATGCTATCACTACGGAACAGGATGCTATCGATTTACTCAACCATATTCGCGAACAAGTGATTGCTGGTGAAGCAGACTTCACCAATATGGCCAAAAAACACTCCGATGACCCTGGTTCGGCTAACTTAGGTGGCGAGTTGGGCTGGAATAACGTCGGCGCGTTTGACCCCGCATTTGAAGATGCATTAGGTAGCTTGAGCATTAATGAAATCAGTCAACCGTTCCAAAGTAGTTTTGGCTGGCATATCGTTCAGTTAACCGGCAAGCGTCAAGACGATCAGTCAGAAGACATGAAGCGTCAACAAGCGGCTAAAATTTTGCGCCAACGCAAATTTTCTGAAGAAGTTGAAAACTGGGTTCGTGAAATTCGTGATGAAGCTTACGTCAAGAAAATTGTTGAAGAAGAAGCGTAA